The Solanum stenotomum isolate F172 unplaced genomic scaffold, ASM1918654v1 scaffold37276, whole genome shotgun sequence genomic sequence ATAACTTCTTCAACGTTAACAATAGTTTTGAGAACGACCTTCTTGAAATCAGCAGGCTGCATATACTCATGAAGGTGACAAAACTAAAGAGGTATCCAATATAAATCACAGACCAGAAAATCAAGTTACCAAATGGACATGAGTGTGTATGAAGCACCTGAGGTGCAGCCCAAGTACTCCTGCTAAAAGAATGTAGTCCTTGAATTGCAAATAAAACTTACTTGACTAGATTTCTGAGCCTTACTTATACAATAACTGGAGAAACAGGCAAATTTTCACAAGTTACAGATTAAATAGGACAATATTTcacagaaaaagaaagaaagaaagactggAAATCCTTTGATATTTCTCTGAGTTTAAAAAGGGACCTGATTGAAAAATGGCCATGTTTCCATATTCTGAGCCCTCAATGTATCTGCATTGATAGCCTGGTAAATTTTTCCATTGGCTCTCAAGAATTTGGGCCTCTGCGACAGTAATAAACTAATAAGAACCCTGTCACTACAGTTAGAAATGAAGCACATCAAACAAGAAAATAACCACAATGAAGGCAATAGCTCAAtgaagaatctaatcaaacacacaGTTTGGAGGATCATTGAATTCATTGCACTAGTCTAATATTGCAATCACATCTTTATGAAACACGAACTACACCAAAATAGTCACagtcaataattatatatacttgttaCAGAAGTTTGTTCCCTTTCGAAGAAGAAATCTTCACAAGAATCTTCAATGAAACTTTTTCTGTTTTGATCTCCTTTTATAATTCTAAAGGgacacaaattttcaaatagttgtgtctcttctcttttatcaattaataaatcaaatatataataaatatatattatttatttagtaaTATGGATCCGGGTTGACCCACATGGTGACCCGATCCAATTTCCTTCACTCAATATAAGTTGCCGCCCTTTTTTTTTCCCCCTTTTAGAAGTTTGTTGTCATATGTCACTTTAGAATACATCTTAGCATATTGTTGATGTTTGGAATTgagaaaacaaattgaaacttGTGATCTAAGACCATAATAATGTGATAGGGGTTACTTGATGTAATACATAAAGACAATTAAGGGTAGTTGAGGGATTAGCCAAGTTAGTTATGAAAGTTGTTAATTCTTCTGTTAGTCGGTTAGGAGTCGGTATGTGTGCATATATAAGCACTGTTCCATTGTAAATGAAAAGTCAAGTTTTCTGTATTACTACTGaaataatattcttcttcttcttcaatgtcTCTTTGATCAGCTCATCTATGGTATGCTAGGATTGTGTAGTTGTTcataatttaacatggtatcagagccacaCACCCACGATTGTGTGGTTTATTGAAGTTAATTGTGCAGTTTCGAGCTTAGCTGATCCTCATCAATGGCGACACCTAAGTTTGATCACAATCATGCTTTATTTTTGCATCCCTCTGACACCACTGGTGCTTCTATCATTCCGATGCAGCTGACTGGATCTGATAATTACTCCATTTGGAGCAGGGCTATGCGCATTCAATTGCTTGGGAAGAACAAGCTTGGAATTGTCGATGGCAGCCTGACTAGGGAGGATTTCGGAGCAGAGTTAGGGCATCAATGGGATCGATGCAATGCCATTGTTCAGGGTTGGATCATGAGTTCAGTTACTTCGGAATTGCACACTGGATTGTCTATGCAACAAGTGCAAGAGCAGTTTGGGAAGATCTCAGGGAGCGTTTTGATAAAGTGAATGCTTCGAGGATCTACCAGCTACATAAAGCTATAGCCACTACTGTACAAGGTACTGATATCATTCCTACTTATTTCTCCAAATTACGAAATTTGTGGGATGAGTTTGCGAGCATTGTACCACCTTCATGTAATTGCCCTACTTCTAAGGATTTTACTATACATCTAGAGAAACAAAAATTGATGCAATTTTTGATGGGGCTGAATGAAAATTATGATCAATCACGTAGTCAAATTCTCATGGTAGAGCCTACTCCTACTATCAACAAGGCATATGCTATGCTTGTTGAAAGGGAGAGTCAGAGATCTCTAACATCCTCCATAGGTGGTGAGGGTGCAGATCTGGCTGCTCTCATGGCTGGGAAAGGAATGCCTAATCGTTATAACAAAGGCATATCAAATTCACAGTCACAGTCATCTACACAACACTACCACAAAGGCAAGAAAAATTGGGACAAAATATGTGACTTTTGCAAGCTACAAGGTCATGTGGAGGATAACTGTTTTAAACTTCATGGATACCCACCTGATTGGAAGTTTAAGAAGAAGGGAACAGGGAACACTGCTTATCATGTTCAAGCTGATAATAATTCACATTATATGCAATCAGGTGTAAGAGATAATGGTTTGGATCCCTCAATTCCTAAGGATCTGCCGAGAGCTCCTCAGTTAACTAGTGACCAACATAGTAACATTTTACAGATGTTTGATGGGAATAATTCTACTGCAAATGTCATGGCTAATATGGCAGGTATGGTTCATACTCCTATCTCCAAAATTGCCAAACTGAAATGGATAATTGATAGTGGTGCCACTAATCACATGGTTTCTAGTTTAGAAGATTTGCATGATGTGAGAGTTGTTAAGACTGAACAAAACAGGAAAGTTTATTTACCAAATGGTGGTGTAACATTGGTAACTCATACAGGTAGTTACAAGCTAGCAGACATAGGAGTATTACATGATGTCTTGTTTGTGCCAGACTTCCACTACAATCTTCTGTCTATATCAAAAGTTACCAAAGAACTCAATTGTTTTGTATCTTTTTATCCTGGATTTTGTTTATTCCAAGACCTTTCCAATGGGAAACTGAAAGGGATTGGTAGAGAAGAGAATGGTCTCTATTTGTTAACTCAGTCCAACTCTTATAACACCAAAGTTCATGCCAATGATAATGCTAAAAGTTTTACTGCACAAAGTGACAAGAAGAACAGTATGTTGTGGCACAGAAGACTTGCACATGCCTCAGTAGGGTCTAATAAAGACATGTTAGGTTACGCTCTTGACGATTGTAAAGCAGTTTTACATAATTGTGAGATATCCTTTAGCTAAACATACTAGATTTCCCTTTCCTAGCAGTACTACTAGGTCCAATGCATTGTTTACTTTACTACATTTGGATGTTTGGGGTCCATATAATACCCCTACTTTTGATGGAAACAAGTTTTTTCTCAccattgttgatgat encodes the following:
- the LOC125852574 gene encoding probable plastid-lipid-associated protein 4, chloroplastic; this encodes MNSMILQTVCLIRFFIELLPSLWLFSCLMCFISNCSDRVLISLLLSQRPKFLRANGKIYQAINADTLRAQNMETWPFFNQATANLVPLNARRVAVKFDSFTIASLIPIKNRGSGRGELEITYLDEELRISRGNQGNLFILRMVDPSYRVPL